One part of the Rutidosis leptorrhynchoides isolate AG116_Rl617_1_P2 chromosome 1, CSIRO_AGI_Rlap_v1, whole genome shotgun sequence genome encodes these proteins:
- the LOC139862079 gene encoding ADP-ribosylation factor — protein sequence MGLSFTKLFSRLFAKKEMRILMVGLDAAGKTTILYKLKLGEIVTTIPTIGFNVETVEYKNISFTVWDVGGQDKIRPLWRHYFQNTQGLIFVVDSNDRDRVVEARDELHRMLNEDELRDAVLLVFANKQDLPNAMNAAEITDKLGLHSLRQRHWYIQSTCATSGEGLYEGLDWLSNNIANKA from the exons ATGGGGCTGTCGTTCACCAAGCTTTTTAGCCGTTTGTTTGCTAAGAAAGAGATGCGTATTTTAATGGTTGGTCTCGATGCAGCTGGTAAAACAACAATCTTGTACAAGCTCAAGTTGGGAGAGATTGTAACCACAATTCCTACTATTG GTTTTAATGTTGAGACTGTAGAGTACAAGAACATCAGCTTTACTGTATGGGATGTTGGAGGTCAGGACAAG ATCCGGCCTTTGTGGAGGCACTATTTCCAGAACACGCAAGGGCTTATCTTTGTGGTTGATAGCAACGATCGTGATCGTGTGGTTGAGGCTAGAGACGAGTTGCACAGGATGCTTAATGAG GATGAACTACGAGATGCGGTGTTACTTGTGTTTGCTAACAAACAAGATCTTCCAAATGCTATGAACGCTGCTGAGATCACTGATAAGCTTGGTTTACATTCTCTTCGACAGCGGCACTG GTACATCCAGAGCACATGTGCCACCTCTGGAGAAGGTCTATATGAGGGGCTCGATTGGCTTTCCAACAATATCGCTAATAAG GCATAA
- the LOC139886076 gene encoding cysteine-rich receptor-like protein kinase 2 — protein sequence MITMAEQVTSQQPTNINSTLMRYYCSAYKGVNEIYFFQNLNATLTGLRQQLTTRLYAKARTLVNSQPVWGRAQCRGYLSLSNCLDCFDYAVDQMKVCGAVNGASAIYSDCEVRYESYDFYTEINKRDGVVLCNNLTLPWLTRSRKKAGNLLSDLQISAPRTPDFYALSTRQVAADSNATVYAIAQCDLNITQSVCSECLKLKSRDLDKCLPSISGRAWEYGCFMRYSTTPFFGQNQTTDITSLISNNSFKKTSIILVVVGGVSFLLVVLALFLWYGRLKYRGRDKQDASETKETGTYSYKQLQLATNNFSKENLIGKGGFGEVFKALLDDDTVVAVKKLKVGHGKEKIGFENEILLTSHIRHRNLLCLLGWSCKESDLLLVLEYMPNGSLDTFLWGAKRGALNWKQRYEIILGIARGLAHLHQEFLFKIVHRDVKSSNILLDDNFQPKIADFGLARFQQPNQTHVTTKFAGTLGYTAPEYALYGALSDKVDIFSFGIVILEIISGQKCTSMKYDGSYTECLLEHAWKLYEHKEHINLVDKTIDENEYEDVHVMQIIEIAMLCTQSPASKRPTMSQVVLMLHNVPSLGEIQISKPIFINHNRKIDIRSLQNSIGICNV from the exons ATGATAACCATGGCAGAACAAGTAACATCGCAGCAACCGACCAATATAAACAGCACCCTGATGAGATATTATTGTAGTGCGTACAAAGGAGTGAACGAAATCTATTTCTTTCAAAACCTCAACGCCACCCTTACTGGTCTCCGTCAGCAGTTAACCACCCGTCTCTATGCCAAAGCACGCACTTTGGTCAATAGTCAACCCGTATGGGGACGTGCTCAGTGCAGGGGATATCTTTCTTTATCAAACTGTCTGGATTGTTTCGACTATGCTGTCGATCAGATGAAGGTATGTGGGGCCGTCAACGGTGCTTCAGCTATTTACAGCGACTGCGAAGTCAG GTATGAAAGCTACGATTTCTACACCGAGATTAATAAACGGGATGGTGTGGTATTATGTAACAACTTAACTTTGCCTTGGCTAACAAGGTCCCGAAAGAAAGCAGGAAATTTATTATCAGATCTTCAGATTTCTGCACCAAGAACCCCCGATTTCTATGCACTTTCTACAAGGCAAGTAGCTGCTGATAGTAATGCAACCGTATACGCCATTGCCCAATGTGATCTAAACATAACCCAAAGTGTTTGTTCAGAATGCCTAAAACTGAAATCAAGAGATCTAGATAAATGTCTTCCTTCTATTTCGGGACGGGCATGGGAATATGGATGCTTCATGAGATACTCTACGACTCCATTTTTCGGACAAAACCAGACAACTGATATTACATCTCTCATTTCGAATA ATTCGTTCAAGAAGACATCCattattttggtggtagttggaggTGTAAGCTTTCTACTTGTTGTACTTGCACTTTTCTTATGGTATGGAAGATTGAAATACAGAGGTAGAGACAAACAAG ACGCATCAGAAACGAAAGAAACAGGTACCTACAGTTATAAGCAATTGCAGTTGGCTACCAATAATTTCAGCAAAGAAAATCTCATAGGGAAAGGTGGTTTCGGTGAGGTATTCAAG GCACTTCTTGATGATGATACAGTTGTGGCAGTTAAGAAGCTTAAAGTTGGACATGGAAAAGAAAAAATAGGATTTGAAAATGAAATATTACTTACAAGTCACATTCGCCATCGAAATCTTCTTTGTCTCCTAGGATGGTCCTGTAAAGAATCAGACCTTTTACTTGTTCTTGAATATATGCCGAATGGAAGCCTTGACACCTTCTTATGGG GTGCAAAAAGGGGAGCCCTAAATTGGAAACAACGATATGAAATTATCTTAGGTATCGCTAGGGGTCTCGCTCATCTACACCAAGAATTTCTATTTAAAATTGTGCATAGAGATGTTAAATCAAGCAACATTCTTCTTGATGACAATTTTCAACCCAAAATAGCCGATTTTGGGCTGGCAAGGTTTCAACAACCGAACCAAACTCATGTTACCACCAAGTTTGCCGGGACGTT GGGCTACACAGCGCCCGAATATGCACTTTATGGCGCTTTATCAGATAAAGTTGACATTTTCAGCTTTGGTATTGTAATTCTTGAAATCATAAGCGGCCAAAAATGCACTTCCATGAAGTATGATGGATCATATACCGAATGCCTCTTGGAACAT GCATGGAAGTTGTATGAACATAAGGAACATATCAACTTAGTTGATAAGACAATCGATGAAAATGAATACGAAGACGTACATGTGATGCAGATCATTGAGATTGCTATGTTGTGCACTCAATCACCAGCTTCTAAAAGACCAACCATGTCTCAAGTTGTTTTGATGCTTCACAATGTTCCATCACTGGGAGAAATACAGATATCTAAACCTATTTTTATTAATCACAATAGGAAGATAGATATAAGATCTTTGCAGAATTCAATTGGCATTTGTaatgtttaa
- the LOC139862086 gene encoding transcription termination factor MTEF18, mitochondrial, translated as MLLRRTILFYTTIRYHSSNTHNLQSLAKIPCKYRAKAIEQAQEALTDYLHTVRIIPYTFAENISKYSVVSLSAAISKVKFSTPDFSKSLQRFLRYHPVNEFELFYESIGIDVNELDGVLPARKFFLSEDVNPFNVACALYGFGVPWNMLGMLYKQDKTIFDKDPSDIKDIWSKYIEDYGFTSSSLIGICLVFPHVLSNGDSSLFNDLKRVIINSDLINDVDGNVDSWIDICRKIQLFYNLGCKNSDLFESIGRNKTILLEFSEEILTEKVEYFCRFDVTNEEVMSLLLTKCEFFEIDLKTPTFCVMGLLRHFGMDEQHLNSISDEYPYVFGKNRFINLPHVMRALNLNKWFFDKLKHGGHHLLKSYPSINLDQDNDNDFAESLARIESSRVPIHTLSKLQFLHGIGYGENGLTMKVLKHVHGTSTQLKQRFDCLIHNGIEFSKLCKLISVSPKILNQQSEILEKKMKFLSEGIGCSLDYLDVFPAYLCFDLEKRIKPRYKFHTWLMENGLCKREYSLASIIATSEKSFIARVYRIHPAALKRYLEIFMNQDYNTFQET; from the coding sequence ATGCTTCTACGGCGTACAATCCTATTCTACACCACCATTCGCTACCATTCATCTAACACTCACAACCTTCAATCCCTCGCAAAAATACCTTGCAAATATAGAGCCAAAGCCATCGAACAAGCTCAAGAAGCCTTGACAGACTATCTTCACACTGTCAGAATTATACCTTACACATTTGCAGAAAACATCAGCAAATACTCTGTTGTCTCTTTATCTGCTGCAATATCTAAAGTAAAATTCTCCACACCCGACTTTTCAAAATCCCTTCAAAGATTCCTCAGGTACCACCCAGTTAATGAATTCGAGTTATTCTATGAAAGCATTGGGATTGATGTTAATGAACTTGATGGTGTTTTGCCTGCACGTAAGTTCTTTTTATCAGAAGATGTTAATCCCTTTAATGTTGCTTGTGCCCTTTATGGTTTTGGGGTTCCTTGGAACATGTTAGGAATGTTATATAAACAAGATAAAACAATATTTGATAAGGACCCTAGTGATATAAAGGATATTTGGAGCAAGTATATAGAGGATTATGGGTTTACTAGTTCATCCTTAATTGGGATTTGCTTGGTTTTTCCTCATGTATTAAGTAATGGGGATAGTTCATTGTTTAACGATTTGAAGAGGGTTATTATAAATTCTGATTTGATTAATGATGTGGATGGAAATGTGGATTCATGGATTGATATATGTAGAAAGATTCAGTTGTTTTACAATTTGGGATGCAAGAATTCTGATTTGTTTGAAAGTATTGGTAGAAATAAAACTATTTTGTTGGAATTTTCAGAAGAAATTTTGACTGAAAAAGTCGAGTACTTTTGTAGATTTGATGTTACAAACGAGGAGGTCATGTCATTACTTCTTACGAAATGTGAATTCTTTGAAATTGATTTAAAGACTCCAACTTTTTGTGTCATGGGTCTTTTAAGACACTTTGGGATGGATGAACAGCATCTTAATTCTATCTCTGACGAGTATCCGTATGTATTTGGTAAAAACCGATTCATTAATCTGCCCCATGTGATGAGAGCATTAAATCTTAATAAGtggttcttcgataaattaaaaCACGGGGGTCATCATCTTTTAAAAAGTTATCCAAGCATCAATCTTGATCAAGATAATGATAATGACTTTGCTGAAAGCTTAGCAAGAATTGAGTCTTCTAGGGTGCCTATTCACACTTTAAGTAAGTTGCAATTCTTGCACGGAATTGGCTATGGAGAAAATGGTTTGACTATGAAGGTACTTAAACACGTGCACGGTACAAGTACTCAGTTAAAACAGCGTTTTGACTGCTTAATTCATAATGGAATTGAATTTTCAAAGCTTTGTAAACTAATTAGTGTGTCCCCCAAGATATTAAATCAGCAATCTGAAATTCTTGAAAAGAAAATGAAGTTTCTTAGTGAAGGCATTGGTTGTTCTTTGGATTATCTTGACGTGTTCCCAGCTTATTTATGCTTTGACTTGGAGAAAAGAATAAAGCCTAGATACAAATTTCATACGTGGCTTATGGAAAACGGTTTATGTAAAAGAGAATATTCACTTGCTAGTATTATTGCAACTAGTGAGAAAAGCTTTATTGCTAGAGTTTATAGAATTCATCCCGCTGCTTTAAAAAGGTATCTTGAAATCTTTATGAATCAAGATTACAATACGTTTCAAGAAACTTGA
- the LOC139862092 gene encoding ADP-ribosylation factor 1-like, with protein MGLSFSKLFKRLFAKKEMRILMVGLDAAGKTTILYKLKLGEVVTTIPTIGFNVETVEYKNISFTVWDVGGQDKIRPLWRHYFQNTQGLIFVIDSNDRDRIIEAKDELQRMLSEDELKDAVLLVFANKQDLPNAMNAAEITDKLGLQSLQQRHWYIQSTCATSGEGLYEGLDWLSNNIASKGKH; from the exons ATGGGTCTGTCGTTCAGCAAGCTCTTTAAGCGATTGTTCGCTAAGAAAGAGATGCGCATTCTGATGGTTGGTCTTGATGCGGCCGGTAAAACCACAATTTTGTACAAGCTCAAATTGGGAGAAGTTGTCACTACTATTCCTACTATTG GATTTAATGTGGAGACGGTTGAGTATAAGAACATCAGCTTCACTGTATGGGATGTTGGTGGTCAAGACAAG ATTCGACCTTTGTGGAGGCACTACTTTCAGAACACACAAGGTCTCATTTTTGTGATTGATAGTAATGATCGTGACCGTATCATTGAGGCTAAAGATGAGCTACAACGAATGCTTAGTGAG GATGAACTGAAAGATGCAGTATTGCTTGTTTTTGCCAATAAACAAGATCTGCCAAACGCTATGAATGCTGCTGAAATCACAGATAAGCTCGGCTTGCAATCTCTTCAACAGCGACACTG GTATATTCAGAGCACATGTGCAACTTCAGGGGAAGGTCTATATGAGGGACTGGATTGGCTTTCCAACAACATTGCTAGTAAAGGAAAACATTAA
- the LOC139862101 gene encoding importin beta SMX1 — MNSAAQVAHLLNNTLSADGEVRCSATDALDRLSQNPDFSFALISIAVGGENQSQSIAAATYLKNFTRRNTIESGAASRVSKEFKDVLVRSLLQAEPAILKILIEAFRPIVDAEFVKQNVWPELVPELRSVIQDSDLVNRNGNSTWKTINALTVLQSVIRPFQYFLNPRLAKEPVPSQLELIAQEIIVPLISVFHQFVEDLCIQNKTAMDAEKSLIIMTKCIYYAVRSHMPSALVPLLPSLCRDLIRILHSVRFDICEDEYTLRLKNAKRSLLIFSALITRHRKFTDKLMPDILNSVVKLVKLKTDFSQLDTLAERVVSLAFDVISRLLETGPGWRLVSPHFSSLLESAIFPAIVMNEKDITEWEEDSDEYIRKNLPSELEEISGLREDLFTPRKSALNLLGVISISKGPPVVASVTSKRKKGEKNKQKGRSSMGELLVLPFLSKFPIPIDVNATSTKTTDDYYGVLMAYGSLVDFLREQKPAYTTTLIKSRVLPLYNASFCHPYLVASANWILGELVSCIPEEMSSDVYTSLLKALTMVDTEDISCYPVRVSAAGAIAQLAENEFFPPEWLPVLQIVVGKIKDNDEETSIMFELLKTLVEAGGDTVAPHIPHIIALLAEDILKHIPSSPEPWPQVVERGFATLSVISQCWEESLPEEEENVVTNNVAVVGRATIAKAFTDLLQRAWVTPAEMMGEVTELAPSCCIDDSSTLLKYIMSDVNENDDVQKQNVSQLLLIWSDLISNWSDWEEEEDLSIFNCIKEAAYLHKRVSLTNFIIGSTSQRSIIEGISGFVSNAFSQYPSAIYRASSSVHLLLHLSVYSPEEEHIMHAVTTAFSRSAFACFKLRQEKPSPLWKPLLLAISSCYLCYPDIVERTLEEDQHEGFRTWALALFSISSSKFEHGLSTESEIKLTVMTLAKLITRLLMRNQSSGLLWECFGAVLEASVRLKEIQEEDEDVNGNEDENTTDDDSDDADDDDDDEDSDDDVHEETEEEFLERCAQAAIELENGTGVDEVAEEDEEQEIELGELDEVDALSIVQSLIESNHQLLLQGPKLPQQLVSSFVDTFPESAVFFKHNQPFSNPQ, encoded by the exons ATGAATTCCGCTGCGCAAGTAGCTCATCTGCTCAACAACACGCTCAGCGCTGACGGTGAAGTTCGCTGTTCCGCCACCGATGCTCTCGACCGCCTCTCTCAAAACCCCGATTTCTCGTTCGCTTTGATCTCCATCGCCGTCG GTGGGGAGAATCAAAGTCAAAGTATTGCTGCTGCAACATATTTAAAGAACTTCACAAGGCGGAATACGATTGAAAGTGGGGCAGCTTCAAGAGTGAGTAAGGAGTTTAAAGACGTGCTTGTGCGCTCTTTGCTTCAAGCAGAACCTGCAATCTTGAAAATTCTAATTGAAGCG TTTCGTCCAATTGTTGATGCTGAGTTTGTGAAGCAAAATGTGTGGCCTGAACTGGTACCTGAGCTGAGATCAGTAATTCAAGATAGTGATCTGGTTAATAGAAATGGGAATTCTACATGGAAGACCATCAACGCGCTTACAGTTCTCCAGTCAGTGATCAGACCATTTCAG TACTTTTTGAATCCGAGATTGGCAAAGGAGCCAGTTCCTTCGCAACTTGAACTAATTGCCCAAGAAATTATAGTACCTTTGATTTCAGTGTTTCATCAATTTGTTGAAGATCTGtgtattcaaaataaaactgcaatGGATGCTGAAAAGAGTCTTATCATAATGACCAAGTGCATCTATTATGCT GTGAGGTCGCATATGCCATCTGCCTTGGTCCCTTTGCTCCCTTCTCTTTGTCGGGATTTAATTCGCATCCTACACTCTGTAAGATTTGATATTTGTGAAGATGAATACACGCTGAGATTGAAGAATGCAAAGAGAAGTTTGCTTATTTTCAGTGCTCTTATCACCCGACATAGGAAGTTTACTGATAA ACTCATGCCAGACATTCTAAATTCAGTTGTGAAACTAGTCAAGCTGAAAACTGACTTCAGT CAACTGGATACTTTGGCAGAGAGGGTTGTGTCTTTAGCTTTTGATGTTATATCTCGCCTACTAGAAACAGGCCCA GGATGGAGGCTTGTTTCACCACACTTTTCATCTTTATTGGAGTCTGCAATTTTTCCAGCAATTGTAATGAATGAAAAG GATATTACAGAATGGGAAGAAGATTCAGATGAGTACATAAGAAAGAATCTTCCTTCTGAATTG GAAGAAATTTCTGGATTGAGAGAGGACTTATTCACTCCAAGAAAAAGTGCATTGAACTTACTTGGTGTTATTTCAATATCAAAG GGCCCTCCAGTTGTGGCTTCAGTGACATCTAAGCGTAAAAAAGGTGAAAAAAACAAACAAAAAGGTCGCAGTTCTATGGGAGAGTTGTTGGTGCTCCCGTTTTTGTCCAAGTTTCCTATTCCAATTGATGTCAATGCAACATCAACGAAGACTACAGATGA TTATTATGGCGTTCTGATGGCATATGGAAGCCTCGTAGAT TTTCTAAGGGAGCAGAAACCTGCATACACAACCACACTTATAAAATCCCGGGTGCTTCCATTGTACAATGCATCTTTCTGTCATCCTTATTTGGTTGCTTCTGCTAACTGGATACTTGGAGAGCTTGTTTCATGTATTCCCGAA GAAATGAGTTCGGATGTCTATACCTCCTTGTTAAAAGCTCTGACAATGGTAGATACAGAGGATATATCATGCTACCCTGTACGAGTATCTGCTGCTGGTGCAATTGCTCAACTTGCTGAG AATGAATTCTTTCCACCTGAGTGGCTACCAGTTCTTCAAATTGTTGTTGGTAAAATCAAAGATAACGATGAAGAAACATCCATTATGTTTGAGCTTCTTAAAACTTTGGTGGAGGCTGGAGGTGATACTGTTGCTCCTCATATACCACATATAATTGCACTGCTGGCTGAAGATATTCTGAAGCATATCCCTTCTAGTCCTGAGCCATGGCCACAA GTGGTTGAACGAGGTTTTGCAACATTATCGGTTATTTCACAGTGTTGGGAAGAATCTTTGCCTGAGGAGGAGGAGAATGTTGTAACTAATAATGTTGCCGTTGTTGGTCGAGCCACCATTGCCAAAGCTTTTACAGATCTCTTGCAAAGGGCTTGGGTCACACCTGCAGAAATG ATGGGCGAAGTTACAGAATTGGCCCCTTCTTGCTGCATAGATGATTCATCAACATTACTCAAATACATCATGTCTGAtgttaatgaaaatgatgatgttcAAAAGCAAAATGTCTCACAGCTCTTACTAATTTGGTCTGATCTGATTTCAAACTGGTCTGATTGGGAAGAAGAGGAGGATTTATCCATCTTCAATTGCATCAAAGAAGCTGCTTATCTCCACAAAAGAGTCTCTTTAACAAACTTCATTATCGGGTCAACAAGTCAACGTTCCATTATCGAAGGAATTTCTGGGTTTGTCAGCAACGCATTTTCACAGTATCCATCTGCAATATATAGAGCCTCTTCATCCGTTCATCTACTCTTACATCTTTCAGTTTATTCACCTGAAGAAGAGCATATAATGCATGCAGTGACCACTGCTTTCAGCCGCTCAGCCTTTGCTTGTTTTAAACTAAGACAAGAAAAACCTTCTCCTCTTTGGAAGCCATTACTGCTTGCTATTTCTTCGTGTTATTTATGTTATCCTGATATCGTTGAGCGCACATTGGAGGAGGATCAGCATGAAGGTTTCAGAACATGGGCCTTGGCTCTTTTCTCCATTTCTTCAAGCAAGTTTGAACATGGATTATCAACGGAGTCTGAAATTAAGTTAACCG TGATGACGTTGGCAAAACTTATTACGCGGCTGCTTATGAGGAATCAGAGTAGTGGCTTGTTGTGGGAGTGCTTTGGTGCAGTTTTGGAAGCATCTGTACGGTTGAAAGAAATTCAAGAAGAGGATGAAGATGTTAACGGAAATGAAGATGAGAATACTACTGATGATGACAGTGACGACgcagatgatgatgacgatgatgag GATTCGGATGATGATGTGCATGAAGAAACTGAAGAAGAGTTTCTGGAGAGGTGTGCACAAGCAGCCATTGAGTTAGAGAACGGGACTGGTGTGGATGAAGTAGCCGAGGAAGATGAGGAACAAGAAATAGAATTGG GCGAGTTGGATGAAGTTGATGCGCTAAGCATTGTGCAATCCTTGATAGAAAGTAATCACCAACTACTTTTGCAAGGACCAAAATTACCGCAACAACTAGTTTCAAGCTTTGTTGACACCTTCCCTGAAAGTGCTGTGTTCTTTAAGCATAATCAGCCGTTTAGTAATCCACAATAA